One part of the Heptranchias perlo isolate sHepPer1 chromosome 10, sHepPer1.hap1, whole genome shotgun sequence genome encodes these proteins:
- the LOC137326586 gene encoding EEF1A lysine methyltransferase 3-like produces MSSTVKSSLSLEEKKYEFSGHTLNITTFKGASLGVSAYVWGPGLVLCRYFEDEKFNFTGKKVLELGSGTGIVGILAVLLGGDVTMTDRAYVLKQIEYNVSANIPATSRHRSKTRALLWGTDQNNFPTDFDIILGSDIVYSPSQFPGLIQTLLHICNDKTIIYLSSNLDARVGSENFHQEILPKQFNSEVIHTSGGNCIYKVTKKSPRDEH; encoded by the exons ATGAGCAGCACGGTTAAAAGCAGTCTCTCCTTGGAGGAGAAGAAGTATGAATTTAGTGGACACACTTTAAATATCACTACGTTTAAAGGAGCTTCTTTAGGCGTCTCTGCTTATGTTTGGGGACCT GGGCTTGTCCTTTGTCGCTACTTTGAGGATGAGAAGTTTAATTTTACTGGGAAGAAGGTGCTTGAACTGGGATCTGGCACTGGGATTGTGGGGATTTTAGCGGTGCTGCTGG GTGGAGATGTCACCATGACGGACAGAGCGTACGTTTTGAAGCAAATAGAATATAACGTGTCTGCTAACATTCCAGCCACCTCCAGACACCGTTCAAAAACCCGTGCACTTCTTTGGGGTACTGATCAGAATAATTTTCCAACCGACTTTGATATCATCTTGGGGTCGGATATTGTGTACAGCCCATCGCAATTTCCAGGTCTTATACAGACATTGCTGCATATCTGCAACGATAAAACTATAATTTATCTGTCTTCTAACCTGGACGCCAGAGTAGGGTCTGAGAATTTCCATCAGGAGATCCTACCAAAGCAGTTTAACAGCGAGGTTATTCATACAAGCGGCGGTAACTGTATTTACAAAGTAACCAAAAAATCCCCACGCGATGAGCACTAG